Proteins encoded within one genomic window of Nitrospina gracilis 3/211:
- a CDS encoding CTP synthase has protein sequence MKKKSNGKKTKYIFVTGGVLSSLGKGIAAASIGSLLECCGYTITLLKLDPYINVDPGTMNPFQHGEVFVTHDGAETDLDLGHYERFTHARMTRFNNVTAGRIYNDVIQKERRGEYLGTTVQVIPHITDEIKSRIRAVSEDVDVVICEIGGTVGDIESLPFLEAIRQFRFDQSPRHVIYVHLTLLPYVKTADELKTKPTQHSVQKLREIGIQPDILLCRTERQLTEDVKKKIALFCNLEVEAVVPAMDAESIYQVPLNFHKEGLDNIVLEKLGLSVHEPDLKEWQVINEYLQKPEGEVIIGIVGKYVDLKESYKSLIEALVHAGVSNRVRIRMKWVSAEDLEVEGGGEHLRECDGILVPGGFGDRGFEGKVQSARFARENKIPYFGICLGMHSAVVEFARSVARLENANSAEFVPETPHPIIDLMPDQELNGDKGGTMRLGEYPCQLRKGSFAFKAYGKREISERHRHRYEFNNKYRFQLEEAGMRISGISPNGNLVEIIELNDHPWFLAGQFHPEFKSSPREPHPLFNEFIAQALKRRKSRQS, from the coding sequence TTGAAGAAAAAATCGAACGGCAAAAAAACGAAATACATATTTGTGACCGGGGGCGTGTTGTCTTCCCTGGGCAAGGGCATCGCCGCCGCAAGCATCGGCAGTCTGCTGGAGTGCTGCGGTTATACCATTACCCTGCTGAAACTTGATCCCTACATCAATGTCGATCCCGGCACCATGAATCCGTTCCAGCACGGCGAGGTGTTCGTAACCCACGACGGAGCGGAAACCGACCTGGATCTCGGTCACTATGAACGCTTCACCCACGCCCGCATGACGCGGTTCAACAATGTCACCGCCGGCCGCATTTATAATGACGTCATTCAGAAAGAACGCCGTGGCGAATATTTGGGGACAACGGTTCAGGTGATCCCTCATATTACCGATGAAATCAAAAGCCGCATCCGCGCGGTGAGCGAGGATGTGGACGTGGTCATTTGCGAAATCGGCGGTACGGTGGGCGACATCGAAAGCCTCCCCTTCCTGGAGGCCATTCGACAGTTCCGGTTCGACCAGAGCCCGCGCCATGTCATCTACGTCCACCTTACCCTGCTTCCTTATGTGAAAACCGCGGATGAGCTTAAAACCAAACCGACCCAGCACAGCGTGCAGAAGTTGAGGGAAATCGGTATCCAGCCGGATATCCTGTTGTGCCGGACCGAACGTCAGCTCACTGAAGATGTAAAAAAGAAAATCGCATTGTTCTGCAACCTGGAGGTGGAAGCGGTGGTCCCGGCGATGGACGCGGAATCCATTTACCAGGTGCCGCTCAATTTTCACAAGGAGGGGTTGGATAACATCGTGCTCGAAAAGCTGGGGCTCTCAGTGCATGAGCCGGACCTCAAGGAATGGCAGGTGATCAATGAATACCTTCAGAAGCCGGAAGGAGAGGTCATTATTGGCATCGTTGGAAAATACGTCGATCTCAAGGAATCGTATAAAAGTTTGATCGAAGCCCTAGTTCACGCCGGAGTCAGCAACCGCGTGCGCATCCGCATGAAATGGGTGTCGGCAGAAGACCTGGAAGTCGAAGGTGGCGGGGAACACCTGCGGGAGTGCGACGGCATTCTGGTTCCCGGTGGTTTCGGGGATCGGGGCTTCGAGGGCAAGGTGCAGTCGGCCCGGTTTGCACGTGAAAACAAAATCCCTTATTTCGGTATCTGCCTCGGAATGCATTCGGCGGTGGTCGAGTTCGCACGCAGCGTGGCGAGGCTTGAAAACGCGAACAGTGCGGAGTTCGTTCCAGAAACCCCTCATCCCATAATTGACCTCATGCCGGACCAGGAGTTGAACGGTGATAAAGGTGGAACCATGCGGCTGGGAGAATATCCCTGCCAACTTCGCAAGGGATCATTTGCTTTTAAAGCTTACGGCAAGCGGGAAATTTCGGAACGTCACCGCCACCGTTACGAGTTCAACAACAAATACCGGTTTCAACTGGAAGAGGCGGGTATGCGCATCAGCGGTATTTCCCCCAACGGCAACCTGGTGGAGATCATAGAACTCAACGATCACCCGTGGTTCCTCGCTGGCCAGTTTCACCCCGAGTTCAAATCCTCCCCCCGCGAACCACATCCGCTGTTCAACGAGTTTATTGCACAGGCACTCAAACGGCGGAAATCCCGTCAATCGTGA
- a CDS encoding Tll0287-like domain-containing protein, protein MVLKTPLGISPEKAAYFIHGVIEADRTIYSQYLVDRLKETVNLDSTENWQKDKTLPLPAQFLLMASERVRSKNVGLDFRLMSLWPINPKNKPRNHQEKKGLEEVFKNPDEPYTWLQQTDNKLIFNAVYPDKAVAKRCVSCHNSHPKSSKRDFKLNDVVGGILLAFPIDQTLGENNEKIYHVPPEVVTDYIHAILEADRTVYARHVVNHLQKENVIYASENWWEENTLLLPAQFMLNASDLIRNLRLGVDYRLISLWPINPQNGAANRFERAGLESVASYPLRPYIRTTHVGDQKYFQAVYPDLAVSPSCVECHNAHPHSPKHDFKLYDVMGGVVLSVPLDHD, encoded by the coding sequence GTGGTTCTCAAAACGCCTCTTGGCATCTCCCCTGAAAAAGCCGCTTATTTCATCCATGGTGTCATTGAAGCAGACCGGACCATTTATTCCCAGTACCTGGTGGACCGTTTGAAGGAAACGGTCAATCTGGATTCCACGGAAAACTGGCAAAAAGATAAAACGCTGCCCCTCCCCGCCCAGTTTCTCCTGATGGCATCGGAACGAGTGCGCTCCAAAAACGTGGGATTGGATTTCCGATTGATGAGCCTCTGGCCCATCAATCCCAAAAACAAACCAAGAAACCACCAGGAGAAAAAAGGGTTAGAGGAAGTTTTCAAAAACCCGGACGAGCCCTACACCTGGCTCCAGCAGACAGACAACAAGCTCATTTTCAATGCGGTCTATCCGGATAAAGCCGTCGCAAAAAGGTGTGTCAGTTGTCACAACAGTCACCCGAAAAGCTCCAAGCGCGACTTCAAGCTGAACGACGTGGTGGGGGGCATCCTGCTGGCCTTTCCAATTGACCAGACGCTGGGCGAAAACAATGAAAAGATCTATCACGTTCCGCCGGAGGTGGTGACCGATTACATCCATGCCATTCTGGAGGCGGACCGTACGGTGTACGCCCGGCACGTGGTGAACCACCTGCAGAAGGAAAATGTGATCTACGCATCCGAAAACTGGTGGGAGGAAAACACCCTGCTGCTTCCAGCCCAATTCATGCTGAACGCGTCGGATCTCATCCGTAATTTGCGGCTGGGGGTGGATTACAGGTTGATCAGCCTGTGGCCAATCAATCCGCAAAACGGGGCGGCCAACAGATTTGAACGGGCGGGACTCGAATCCGTCGCCTCCTACCCGTTACGGCCATACATCCGCACCACCCACGTGGGCGACCAAAAGTACTTTCAGGCAGTGTACCCGGACCTGGCCGTTTCGCCTTCCTGTGTGGAGTGCCACAATGCCCACCCCCACAGCCCGAAGCATGATTTCAAACTGTATGACGTGATGGGCGGGGTGGTGCTGAGCGTTCCACTCGATCACGATTGA
- a CDS encoding CBS domain-containing protein, whose protein sequence is MLKARDVMTRKVVTVKKDLTLRELSNLFLEHRVNGFPVVDDDSVLIGVVTEKDLIEQNKNLHIPTVIALFDAVIYLESDEKFEKEVKRFTGTRVEDIFQQNVLTVEPDTDMNEVATLMANHDIHTLPVVEGGKLVGVIGKVDVIKCMSEF, encoded by the coding sequence ATGCTGAAAGCCCGCGACGTCATGACCCGCAAGGTGGTGACTGTGAAAAAAGACCTGACCCTCCGCGAATTGTCCAACCTGTTCCTTGAACACCGGGTCAACGGATTTCCGGTGGTTGACGACGACAGCGTTTTGATCGGTGTGGTCACCGAAAAAGACCTCATCGAGCAGAACAAAAACCTTCACATACCAACCGTCATCGCGCTTTTCGACGCAGTCATCTACCTGGAAAGTGATGAAAAATTTGAAAAAGAGGTCAAGCGATTCACCGGCACCCGGGTGGAGGACATATTTCAGCAGAATGTACTTACCGTGGAGCCCGATACCGATATGAATGAGGTGGCCACCCTAATGGCCAACCACGACATCCACACACTCCCGGTTGTCGAGGGAGGAAAGCTGGTCGGCGTGATCGGCAAGGTCGACGTGATCAAATGCATGAGTGAATTCTGA